A region from the Enterobacter roggenkampii genome encodes:
- a CDS encoding response regulator, producing MTRALDVVIVEDEPHLAELHREYIEQNFHLRVVGIAASIEQACSLIRQHQPRLILLDNYLPDGKGVELIDNPLLKSYECSVIFITAASDMQTCSHAMRSGAFDYLIKPVFFQRLHASLERFMRFIHTVQQVKVVDQHALDRLFHLPAAEASVTPSTKGIEPQTLERIKRLFAEHPDSAMSVEEVVENVGISKTTGRRYLEYCVESGLISIEMLYGNIGHPRRLYRKAPDKR from the coding sequence ATGACCCGAGCACTTGATGTTGTGATCGTTGAAGATGAGCCGCACCTGGCGGAGCTGCATCGCGAGTATATCGAGCAGAATTTTCATTTGCGCGTGGTGGGCATCGCCGCGTCGATTGAGCAGGCATGCAGCCTGATTCGTCAGCATCAGCCGCGGCTTATCCTGCTGGACAACTATCTCCCGGACGGTAAAGGCGTGGAGCTCATCGATAACCCGCTGCTGAAAAGCTATGAGTGTTCGGTAATCTTCATCACCGCCGCCAGCGATATGCAGACCTGCAGCCACGCCATGCGCAGCGGCGCGTTTGACTACCTCATCAAGCCCGTCTTTTTCCAGCGCCTGCACGCCTCGCTGGAGCGTTTTATGCGCTTCATCCACACCGTACAGCAGGTGAAGGTGGTCGACCAGCATGCGCTGGATCGCCTGTTTCATCTGCCTGCCGCGGAAGCCTCCGTAACGCCGTCCACAAAGGGCATTGAACCCCAGACGCTGGAGCGGATAAAACGCCTGTTCGCCGAGCATCCCGACAGCGCGATGTCGGTTGAAGAGGTGGTGGAAAACGTGGGGATCAGCAAAACCACGGGGCGTCGCTACCTCGAATACTGCGTGGAGAGCGGGTTAATCAGCATTGAAATGCTGTACGGCAATATTGGTCATCCTCGCCGGTTATACCGTAAAGCCCCCGATAAACGGTAA
- the yjdI gene encoding 4Fe-4S mono-cluster protein YjdI — MDKELLDAGYRAYTGEKIDVYFNTGICKHSGNCVRGSAKLFNLKRKPWIIPDEVDVETVVRVIDTCPSGALKYRQK; from the coding sequence ATGGATAAAGAGCTACTGGATGCGGGTTACCGGGCCTATACCGGCGAGAAAATTGACGTCTACTTCAACACCGGGATCTGCAAACACTCCGGTAACTGCGTGCGTGGGAGCGCAAAGCTGTTTAATCTGAAACGTAAACCGTGGATCATTCCCGATGAAGTGGACGTTGAAACGGTTGTCCGCGTGATTGATACCTGCCCGAGCGGTGCGCTGAAGTATCGCCAAAAATAA
- a CDS encoding Lrp/AsnC family transcriptional regulator, with amino-acid sequence MDSIDRKILAELQSDGRLSLTELAERVNLSLSPCHRRVRALEQSGAITGYRASLDPAKMGFNFLAIVFATLKEGDRKAVSAFEEAVEEIPQIVLAQRLFGDPDYLMHVVTRDLSAFQKLYDEKLSAMPGVQHLRSTLVMKTVVQDRPFPL; translated from the coding sequence ATGGATAGCATTGATCGAAAAATTCTTGCTGAGCTGCAGTCTGACGGCCGCCTGTCGCTTACCGAGCTGGCTGAGCGGGTGAATCTGAGCCTCTCGCCGTGCCATCGTCGCGTGCGGGCGCTGGAGCAAAGCGGGGCCATAACGGGATACCGTGCCAGCCTCGACCCCGCCAAAATGGGATTTAATTTCCTGGCGATAGTGTTCGCGACGCTGAAAGAGGGTGACCGCAAGGCGGTCAGCGCGTTTGAAGAGGCGGTGGAGGAGATCCCGCAGATCGTGCTGGCCCAGCGCCTGTTTGGCGATCCTGATTATCTGATGCACGTCGTGACCCGCGACCTTTCCGCTTTCCAGAAGCTTTACGACGAGAAGCTCTCCGCTATGCCCGGCGTGCAGCATCTTCGCTCAACGCTTGTCATGAAAACGGTGGTGCAGGACAGGCCTTTTCCGCTGTAA
- a CDS encoding GNAT family N-acetyltransferase, which produces MDILEGHNKFYVNDANGNQVAEIVFVPTGEHLSIIEHTDVDESLKGQGVGKQLVAKVVEKMRGENRKIIPLCPFAKHEFDKTREYDDIRA; this is translated from the coding sequence ATGGATATTCTGGAAGGCCATAACAAGTTTTACGTGAATGATGCGAACGGCAACCAGGTCGCGGAGATTGTCTTCGTGCCGACCGGCGAGCACCTGAGCATTATCGAGCACACCGATGTGGATGAGAGCCTGAAAGGGCAGGGCGTCGGTAAACAGCTGGTGGCGAAAGTGGTGGAGAAGATGCGCGGTGAGAACCGCAAAATTATTCCGCTGTGCCCGTTCGCGAAACATGAGTTTGATAAAACGCGGGAATATGACGATATTCGGGCGTAA
- a CDS encoding LysE family translocator: MEMSIVAGFWVVSFLLIMTPGADWAYAISAGINGRRVVPAVMGLMSGHLLATLIVVAGVGVLIAQHPLALAGLTVAGALYLLWLGITLLRHPATPKKATQHAGNWTQWAVKGLCISGLNPKVFLLFLALLPQFTDPTGSWSIAMQMSALGMMHLITCTLVYLLVGYGSKAVLATRPQAARLVSRASGGLMVLIALVLLFEQVR, encoded by the coding sequence ATGGAAATGAGTATTGTGGCCGGCTTTTGGGTGGTTTCGTTTCTGCTCATCATGACCCCGGGGGCCGACTGGGCCTACGCCATTAGCGCCGGAATCAACGGCCGCCGCGTGGTCCCGGCGGTGATGGGGCTGATGTCCGGGCATCTGCTAGCCACATTGATTGTGGTGGCAGGCGTGGGGGTATTGATTGCTCAACATCCGCTGGCGTTAGCCGGGCTGACCGTGGCGGGAGCCCTGTATCTCCTGTGGCTTGGCATAACGTTATTGCGTCACCCGGCCACACCGAAGAAGGCCACCCAGCATGCGGGTAACTGGACGCAGTGGGCGGTGAAAGGACTCTGCATTAGCGGCCTTAACCCGAAGGTTTTTTTGCTGTTCCTGGCCCTGCTTCCGCAATTCACAGACCCAACCGGAAGCTGGTCGATAGCGATGCAGATGTCCGCGCTTGGGATGATGCACCTTATCACCTGTACCCTGGTCTATCTGCTGGTGGGGTATGGTTCGAAAGCGGTGCTGGCGACCCGGCCACAGGCGGCCCGTCTGGTGAGCAGGGCATCGGGAGGGTTGATGGTGCTGATCGCGCTGGTACTGCTGTTTGAGCAGGTGAGATAA
- a CDS encoding ATP-binding protein, with protein MKRRLSFQIKLFFALVCFSCLLLVLLGTILFHFIDRQLHHDLGQRARVQASQIALIPGLAAMVAARDILGIARLIQPLRAESDASYIVIGDTEEQHLYHSESPERINLPMIGGDNAKVLQGKTIISVRQGGIGVSLRSKAPIFNAQHQVIGIVSVGYLTSYIANINARILWQSGLYGAGLLLLLFMFSWLFTRNLKKQMFRLEPKDIAQLVLQQRALLEAMYEGVFAVNDEKQLILINRAAREMLDIRQSEKALIGKPLEDVLQTSPGFLSQRYASVSSGSHDQIAVLNQREVIVNRVAIEVEPGVESGWVYSFRDKNDINTLSSQLSQIKRYADNLRIMRREQLNWTATLVGLLQMKHYDEAIRYIQAQSEGAQRVLDFVSARFSSPALCGLLLGKYVSAREKGIELLFDPACQLTRMPATLNETELMSIIGNLLDNAVDATLKAPVPAPVELYISDRNQELLIEVADRGCGVEDAMKPHIFRQGFSSKPERENDIVGTEHGIGLYLVAGYIDKAGGSIEIADNTPQGTIFSVFIPNGQKHDPST; from the coding sequence ATGAAACGCAGACTCTCTTTTCAGATAAAGCTGTTTTTTGCGCTGGTGTGCTTCTCCTGCCTGCTGTTAGTTCTGCTGGGAACGATTCTGTTTCATTTTATTGACCGACAGCTCCATCACGATCTCGGCCAGCGCGCCCGGGTGCAGGCCAGCCAGATCGCGCTGATACCGGGTCTGGCGGCCATGGTTGCGGCCAGAGATATCCTCGGCATCGCCCGGTTAATCCAGCCGCTGCGCGCCGAAAGCGATGCCAGCTACATTGTGATTGGCGATACCGAGGAACAGCACCTCTATCATTCGGAATCCCCGGAGCGGATTAACTTACCGATGATCGGCGGAGATAATGCGAAGGTATTACAGGGCAAAACCATTATTTCCGTGCGCCAGGGCGGGATTGGGGTTTCACTGCGCAGCAAAGCGCCGATCTTTAACGCGCAGCACCAGGTGATTGGTATTGTCTCGGTCGGCTATCTGACCTCCTATATTGCCAATATTAACGCCCGCATTCTCTGGCAGTCCGGGCTTTACGGCGCGGGGCTTCTTCTGCTGCTGTTTATGTTCTCCTGGCTGTTTACCCGCAATCTCAAAAAACAGATGTTCCGGCTTGAGCCAAAAGATATCGCCCAGCTGGTGTTGCAGCAAAGGGCACTATTAGAAGCGATGTACGAAGGGGTATTTGCCGTCAATGATGAGAAGCAGCTGATTTTAATTAACCGCGCCGCACGAGAAATGCTGGATATCCGGCAAAGTGAAAAAGCGCTTATCGGCAAACCGCTGGAAGACGTTCTGCAGACGTCGCCGGGCTTTTTATCCCAGCGCTACGCCTCGGTGAGCAGTGGCAGTCACGACCAGATTGCCGTGCTGAACCAGCGGGAGGTAATCGTCAACCGGGTGGCGATTGAGGTCGAACCCGGCGTTGAAAGCGGCTGGGTATACAGCTTTCGCGACAAAAATGACATCAACACCCTCAGCAGCCAGCTCAGTCAGATCAAGCGCTATGCGGATAACCTGCGCATTATGCGCCGCGAGCAGCTGAACTGGACCGCCACGCTGGTGGGCTTGCTGCAGATGAAACACTATGACGAGGCGATTCGCTACATTCAGGCGCAGTCCGAAGGCGCGCAGCGCGTGCTGGACTTTGTCTCCGCCCGTTTTTCTTCTCCCGCGCTGTGCGGGCTGCTGCTCGGAAAATACGTCAGCGCCCGCGAAAAAGGGATCGAACTGCTGTTTGATCCCGCCTGCCAGCTCACCCGCATGCCTGCCACGCTCAACGAAACGGAGCTGATGTCCATTATTGGTAACCTGCTGGATAACGCGGTGGACGCGACCCTTAAGGCCCCGGTCCCCGCGCCGGTGGAACTCTACATTTCTGACCGTAACCAGGAGCTGCTGATCGAGGTGGCCGACCGGGGCTGCGGGGTGGAGGATGCGATGAAGCCGCATATTTTCCGCCAGGGATTCAGCAGCAAGCCGGAACGTGAAAACGACATTGTGGGTACCGAGCACGGTATTGGCCTGTATCTGGTGGCAGGATATATCGATAAGGCTGGCGGCAGCATTGAGATTGCCGACAACACGCCACAGGGGACCATTTTTTCTGTGTTTATTCCGAATGGGCAAAAGCATGACCCGAGCACTTGA